A part of Limihaloglobus sulfuriphilus genomic DNA contains:
- a CDS encoding type II secretion system protein codes for MAKKVSKGFTLIELLVVISIIALLMAILMPALSKVREQAKSVVCQSRMRQYGLALHAYSTSNSDIIPYFATYCPTTDKPPSGVANVYWYEALAPYISINEDSSKGSKHESEAFTTELRTCPASTRQSPIRIGVNFCWDGKTSPFYYGHYYGKEYPHFKMSKVKNTASAMAYMDCGGLLGPDAISHWVYNPRDPGMGFVDDYDRNGVKDSIISYGGAPRPFNYGNPKAHYGGCNVTLLDGHVERVQYEDLWEDQERLGRAYVPKHPFWKLD; via the coding sequence TGGCTATTCTCATGCCGGCGTTAAGCAAAGTTCGAGAGCAGGCCAAATCTGTTGTATGCCAGTCAAGAATGCGGCAGTACGGGCTCGCACTCCACGCCTATTCAACTTCAAACTCCGACATCATACCTTATTTCGCTACTTACTGTCCAACTACGGACAAGCCCCCGAGCGGTGTAGCAAATGTTTACTGGTATGAAGCGCTGGCTCCTTACATAAGCATAAACGAAGACAGCTCAAAAGGTAGTAAGCACGAAAGTGAAGCGTTCACGACTGAACTTCGCACCTGCCCGGCCAGCACAAGGCAGTCTCCTATACGAATCGGGGTCAACTTCTGCTGGGACGGCAAGACTTCCCCGTTCTATTACGGACACTATTACGGTAAGGAATACCCGCACTTTAAAATGTCGAAAGTCAAAAACACCGCTTCTGCTATGGCTTACATGGACTGCGGGGGGCTGCTGGGCCCTGATGCGATAAGCCACTGGGTTTATAATCCCCGTGACCCAGGCATGGGCTTTGTTGACGATTATGACCGCAATGGCGTCAAGGATTCGATCATAAGCTACGGCGGAGCACCAAGACCGTTCAATTACGGAAATCCTAAAGCTCACTACGGCGGATGCAATGTGACGCTTCTGGATGGACATGTCGAAAGGGTGCAATACGAGGATCTCTGGGAAGACCAGGAAAGACTTGGCAGGGCTTATGTCCCCAAACACCCCTTCTGGAAATTAGACTGA